The Alnus glutinosa chromosome 8, dhAlnGlut1.1, whole genome shotgun sequence DNA segment TTGAAGAGGAGAAACCATCAGAAAGAGTTATGGGTGATGACTTTTCAGAAGAATGTGAATACTTTGTTCCTACTAGTGAATCTGAAAACTTGCACTCATGTAAATCATCCAACAAGCAACCTGTGACTTTATCCGTCACTAGAAACTACAAAGAGTCTACTACTAGCAAGGTGGTCAAAGAACACACAACTTCAGTTGATGAGATGAAAAGAATATTAAGTAGTGCGGATCATTATGAAGCACTGGGATTCCCTCGACACAAAATGGTTGATGCAAAGATTTTGAAAAGTGAATACCGGAAGAAGGTATGCATAATTTCCACTTGGCCTTCTCTTATTGTTTTTTCAGAACCTATTAggatctctctgtctctctgtctctctctccctcatgCTGTTTGGTAGGAGGgaaggaaaagagaaggaagGTTATTGTAAAGATTAAGATTACTATTATATCCTTATCTAAATGGTTTAAAATGGGGACAAAAGTAAAATTTCACACATTTTTCTTAACAAGCCCTCACTCCCCCTCTCTTCACCTCTCCCTTCCTTTTTTCCTCCTACCAAAAGATGGATTCGGCCTCCCTCTCTCCTTCTACCCCTCCACCCTCTCATTCCAAACAAACATAGTGTTTGTCTACTTCTCTACTTTGACTCAACCGCCTAACCTTCTAGAAGATCTGAGTGATAGCAGCTTTGAAATGCTTACTATGGTGAAGAAGGTGCTTGAGCATATGCCTATTACCAAAAGGAGTATCATTCTAGTGATTGAACAGATTTAATTAGCTTTTGATGTGCACTAGAGTTAATCCACCTCGCCTGTACTTTGACCTAAgccttttctcttatttttttatttcttaatatatatattttttcatatattttttgcaGGCCATGCTTGTGCATCCTGATAAAAATATGGGAAGTCCACTAGCCAGTGAATCCTTTAAGAAACTTCAATGTGCATACGAGGTAAACATCAATGGTAAAGTGCAGTTTTATATGCTCTTGTTATTATGTTTTCTAGTTACTACTTCATACACGGCTGTGATGGAATTGAATGACTTTAAGGGGGTGGTTGTTGCGGTTGTGGTCCTTTTACAATTCATAATGGTATGAATATTTAGGTTCTTTGTGATTCGACAAAGAAGAGAGACTATGATGAGCAGTTGAGAAAGGAAGAATCCAGGACTAGGAGCGTTTGTCAAAAGTCCCATAGTACATCACATCAGGTAAATCATGTGGTAttgcttagttttttttttttttttttgttggaattccATAGACTTTTGGGAGTATTTATCTACTTGTGACTTTTAACTTTggatgaaaaatcatgacaaaactcAGGAAAAAGAATAATCTTAGATACTTATGTGCATAATAGGTAATATATTACTGTTTTCTCATAAATTTTGTTCAATATTCTTGATTAATTCACAACATATATGACATCTTTATCTAGGTTACATAATctgtaaatgtaattttttctctttttctgtcACCATCTTATTTATATGCACTGTGATCTCTCATTGTTAAATCAATTAGGCAAAAGTTCAAATAGGGAGCAAAATTGTTCTTAGGTGCAAGATTTATCTTTGCTAATGGAAACTTGCCTTTGGTTATGTCTTTAATTAATGAAAGCTGATGCAAAATTCTGTACTTTTAAGTCCATGCATGTGGGTGAGTTGAATCACTGATGCTGAGTATAActtcaaaagaaaattcataacCATACTCCTACCATGAGCAGGATAATCCTGATTATCACTCTGAAGAGTCAAGGCGTATACAGTGCACCAAATGTGGCCATTCACATATATGGGTGTGCACCAATAGGAGTAAGGCCAAGGCAAGATGGTGTCAGGTTACTTTCTCTCGCCACCTTTCCATTTCTGCACTTCATCTTTGTAGACATGAGTTGTGAGGCTTGTTTTGGCATCAGGATTGCCGTCAGTATCATCAAGCTAAGGATGGAGATGGATGGATTGAATACAGAGGCTCGTTGGTCTTTGAGTGTCCTCAGAAGGTAATTCATTTGTACATAAGTATATTATGTTCAGGTCTAGTGCTGAGGTTAAATGTAAAAGGCTCTTGTCGTCACACATCTGAAATCCTACACACACACGCCTGCACGTGCTTGCAGAGATGTGTAAAGTAATGACCACTTAAGACATTTAAGTTTTCATGGAAGTAGGGCTTGCAGCTAATATTCAATTTGTAGCTCTGTTAAAGATCATATGTGCTTTCTTGGCAAGGCAGGAAAAGAAAGCACAGTCGCTGCATTCTAGCAGCAGTCAATGGTTTTGTTGCATTGCttgtaaaaattatgtttggaagTTACTTATAATCATATTTTCCCTTGAATTTCGTTAACTTTCCTCATAGATTgagcaggtttttttttttttaaaaaaaatttaaatttaaatttaaaattaattgttttttgtttcctgCATGCTATgcaaattttatcatttttcttatatgtaTAGATCAAAAGTGTTGTATAATAAATGTTGAACAGAAGTTATGTTTGTATTTCGCCGAAAAAGTTTGAAATCCCCTAGTAATGCtgcttttggaataaatttgtTAAGTTAATTAGGAGGATAGGTGCCCAAGATACAGTTTTAAAGTCATTGTCTCCATTAGATATCATGTTGATGAAGTTGCTCAAAAGTTCATTGTACAAACCCACTTTTGTGCTTATTCTAATTTGTAGTTCACCACCATGACCATGCATGTTTGCTTCGTTGCACTGAATCATTATCAAATAATTGTCCATGTGTTTCCTAATTATACTTGTGTGGTTGGCATGCAGTATTCATTTAGAAGTTTGGTTTCTTGTCTTTTAGGTGGAAATACCACGTGCTTTCGTCTGTGCTGAGAGCAAAATCTTTGATGTATCAGAATGGGCTATCTGTCAGGTCAGTGGTTTGTACCTTCATACCTATAATTCCGGTGACCATGTAGTTATTTTGAGTTTTAGAGTATGATGTGGGAGACCTGTCTTAAGCTTTGTCAGACCTGCCTAGATTAGAGAAAACAAGGGGATAATTAGGTCAGGAAGGGAAAATACTAATTTATTTCTTGGATCAATCTAAGATTGGAGAGTGAGGCTGTGTAAGCTTTTGTGCACATTGAATTTGGTTGATTCTCCTTTCTGCATTATTTACTGTGGATATGATAATATATGGTCTATTGTCTGAGGAATGGAAGCGCCTGCAGTTGGGTGGACTGCCCTTGCTCTAGCAAATAGTAACAATGTGTGATTGCTACGTCTTTTTTCTTATTACGTAATGCATAACTTTTTTCTTGCActacaaaattttataattccAAGGTGATTTGCTTGGATGGCAGTTTgaacattttcaatttttgggaGTTGTGGGTTTGTAGTTTTCTGTGggttttcttggattttttatGTGGGCTAGTTGAGTTGaccctgtgtatacttcctgtgtacttaggggcaccttacgtttttttaatgaaattttcttacttataaaaaaaaaccattttcaattttcatcctGAACAAAGTTGTCCTTCAAACTGGGTTCAAGGAATTTATTTGAACCCGGTATATTAAACTAACGTGtctaaaatgcatgtgagaattacattcatttttaattgaGCATGTGTGAGtgatatgcatttttaatagagcatgtaagaatcacatgcattttggaTGCATGTCAATGTAATAGAATGGGTTGGAGGAGATTCTTCCAACTGAGTTTGGAGAAAAACTGTCCTTTCATTCTGTAGCCTTGCTGTGAAATAGCTTTAGTTTTTGATATTTCAGCTGTCTATTGTTTGGCTTGTTTTAGTGGGTACTGACCGAGTGTGCTGCATCTAGTTTAATTGCTTTTGTTGTCAATTCATCATGTTTTAGGAAAGAAGGTAATAACAAAATGGAAAAAGTGACAATTAGCTTTCTACAACTCATTTATGTTTGGATTTGGACTCTTTAAGAACTTGTGGAAGTTGCAGGAAATATGGATGTTGTTATCGGGCCTATCGGGCCTATCGGGCCAATAATACCTTGCAATGTTTTATAGGCATATGAGATGCTGCGTACAGGCCAAGTAGAATGCGATCTGAGAATGAGGGCTACTAGGGATTGTTAACCCCGTGAACAACCGATAGAACCCTGCGAGTCTTAtggttgtttgtttgtgttgctTCACTTAAGACGAAAACAATGGTTGAGAAAATGATTGAGGTTTTTGTACACGGATCAATTCCATGTCTGAGTATTTACCTTTGGAACTGCATTGTGCAGGGAATGGCTTGTAGGCCCAACACTCATCGTCCCAGCTTCCATGTAAACATGGTTGGTCTAGAGAAAACTCAACGATCCAATTCATGCAGATATCCATGGGATTTGGATGCGGAAATGCTGGATGAAGACGAAGAAGCATTTGAGTTGTGGCTTCAGCATGCTCTGGCCTCTGGATTCTTTTGTGAAAGCTCCAAACGCAGAAAGAGCTGGAGCCCATTATTCAACTTGCATCATAAGAAAGGGAAGAAGCACTGGCATCGAAGGACGTCGTGCTGAGTAGTAGAGGGTAAAAGTTGTCTTGCCCATCCTAAGAATCAAGGGTGGAAGTGTTGGATGGAATTTGTACATGCAATCGCCAGGAATTCAGTTACTTTTGGCAGGGAGGAAGGCCTAGAATACTTGACACACCGCCTCACGCATGCTAAGCAAGAATGTAGATTGGTTAGATAACTTATTTTGTGTCAATCTATTTGAGAAATGCTCATGTTAGAGCTGTAAATTTTCCTATAATGTGCAGACTTGGATTTCTCATGTCTAACCAGTGAGATTGAAAAACCTTGTTTGACTCATTGAAGAAAGGGATTCCACATGTACATAGTCCACCTCCCTAAGGCCAAGTTTGGTAGGCAGAATTAGTATTCCATTAGAATTATTGGGATTGAAGGAACGTgaaatggaatagttattcttattCATTATTCTAGTGAAAAGATGTGCcgaaattgaaattgaatcaaaattactgaaaaatttcacatgatatatatatatatatatatatatatatatatttttgggagaaatcatatttagtctttaggtttttatcttatttgaatttagtcattgagtttttaattttaaaaatatgatttttagatttttcacaaattttaaatagacctCTCTGTCACTTTTTCTTTAAGATTAATAGTTTGTTATATTTcatgtgtgtctcaattgacacaTCGGTGTCCCTATCAGTAACTAATATTAATGCCACATAATTAAACGCTAAGTCatccatgaagaaaaaaaaaaaaaaaaaaaaaaaaaaaaaaaaaaccgaactCAAGaatcaaaaacaatttttttttatcatcttaaTTTCTTAGATTTGTAACATTAGATGGAAAACCGTTAAATTTGATGCTGAcatggacattgacattgtattgGGTGCTAATAAGAATCCCTAGAGTGTCAAATGAAATACATGTTACAACTGAAAAATCGTTAACTTTGACATTAAATTAATAGAGGGATCAATTTGAAACATGGACAAAACCTAAGgaccttattttttaaacttaagaactaaatccaaatcagatgaaaatttaatgaataaatatgatttttttctttttaaaaaaaaaggcaaaaaagcGTTTAATTGatgtgggtggccgaccacccacaAAAGAACCCTGGGGTGGCCGCACCACCCCTGGtaccattgggggtggccttgaAGAGCATCAGCCACCCCCGAGAGACTCCAAGGGTGATAACAGCTGGCTCTGGAGTACCTATGGGGTTCATCACGA contains these protein-coding regions:
- the LOC133875548 gene encoding uncharacterized protein LOC133875548, with translation MEDIRLVKQGWKWLRSQKDACLRARIALGRCKDKIGVFLERHWPTVCTGAVSLGSLLHFLLLQWRDCFIRGFRSLIALGSAALLLIMWSCFLSLTSISCLVFVLLSMGAAGVAIKYLGYTPGLFIVGLFAILLLWMYANFWITGTLFIVGGYLFSLNHARLVVLMAAIYASYCVQVQVGWLGVFLSINLSFLSSDLLKLLLQWCDNMSESTHVEEEKPSERVMGDDFSEECEYFVPTSESENLHSCKSSNKQPVTLSVTRNYKESTTSKVVKEHTTSVDEMKRILSSADHYEALGFPRHKMVDAKILKSEYRKKAMLVHPDKNMGSPLASESFKKLQCAYEVLCDSTKKRDYDEQLRKEESRTRSVCQKSHSTSHQDNPDYHSEESRRIQCTKCGHSHIWVCTNRSKAKARWCQDCRQYHQAKDGDGWIEYRGSLVFECPQKVEIPRAFVCAESKIFDVSEWAICQGMACRPNTHRPSFHVNMVGLEKTQRSNSCRYPWDLDAEMLDEDEEAFELWLQHALASGFFCESSKRRKSWSPLFNLHHKKGKKHWHRRTSC